The genome window CCCGAAGTACGGCAACGAATATCAGGGACCGATTCCGTGCTTCCCGCTGGGTACGACGGGTCCGTCAGCGACCTATAACACCATCGCAAATGAGTTGGACACTGCCGGTGTAACCTGGCGGTGGTACGTCCAGCCGACATCATCCACAGACTCTTGGTGGCTTAACGCGTTCGACGCTGTCAAGTCGATTCGCTACGGACCGGATTGGTCGAACGGCGATATTTCCATGCCCGATACTAACGTGATAACCGACATCACCAATAACGACCTCCAGCAGGTCACATGGGTAATGCCACACAAGGGCGCGTCCGATCATCCTGGCGGCGCTTCCGACAACTGCGGCCCAAACTGGGTGGCGGCAATCGTCGATGCGCTCGGTAAGAGTCAATACTGGAAAAACACTGCGATTATCGTCATGTGGGACGAGTGGGGTGGCTGGTACGACCACGTTCTTCCCAAGCAATATCCCGATCCAGTGACCGGCGCCTACGAAGGGCTAGGATATCGCATCCCGCTGCTCATCGTGTCACCGTATGCGAAGGCCGGGTACATCTCACATCAACCGCACGAGATCGCAAGTACGTTGCGCTTCATCGAGCAAACGTTTGGTTTACCATTCCTCGGCCAAGGGACGCAGTATAAGTTTGCGGATGAGCGGGCCGATGCATTCGACGATGCATTCGACTTTACCCAAAAGCCGATTAAATTCAAAACCATCAAACTGGTGGACGAGCCACCCGTCAAAAATCAGCCCGCGTGCCCGAAGAACGGTATAGGCTTCACGAAGCAAAAGTGGGGACCGGAAATCGACTACTAGCCAAATGATTGACGGGACGAAGGCGTGTTTGTGATATGCGCCTTCGTACCGTTTGAATGCTCGTTACTTCGCTTCTCAAGAACTTACGTCACTTTTTCCGCTCAAGATTCAAGGAGAGCCCCTGATTGCGCCTCCATGAGAGTGGTAGAGAAGGCGCCTGCCATGGCTTCCCGCAAGGTCTCGTGAATTGCTTGCTTCCCGTTTGTCCGGAGGTTATTCGTGCATATCATCCGCGCAATCTTCGCATTCGCGTTCGTCGCGGCGCTGACGGCGTGCAGCTCTACCATCACGACCCCAGGCACGCCACACGCGATACCAAGTTCGAACCCGACTGGGTCGATCCGACACGTCGTCATTCTCTTCCAGGAAAACCGTAGCTTTAACACGTTGTTTATGGGATTTCCCGGCGCGGAGACCAACAGGGCAGGCGCATGCAGACGCTGGAAGTCGTCATACGGGAAAGTGTACTGCCCAGAAAATAAACCGGTAACATTGCGCCCGATACTGCTCGAATCCAAGTGCACCGGCAGCTCTTGCACCGGCCAAACGGATATCGCGCATCAGTATTCCACGTTCGAAATCGAGTCCGACGAGGATCCCGCCACCGGCGTATTGCGGATGGATCGCTTCGACGCCATAAGGAAAGGCACGACCGGCTTGGGGCCACCTGCCGGGTTATATCCATACGGTTATGTGATCCCCAGCGAAACGAAAGCGTACTGGGATATGGCTTCGCAATACACGCTTGCCGACCACATGTTTTCAACCGAAAAGAGTGACAGTTTTCCTGCGCACCAGGAATTAATAGCAGGGACTACAGCGTTAAACGACCACGAATCGCTCGTCGATTCGCCGTCCACGACGCAATGGGGCTGCGATGCTGTGCCGAAGTCGCATACACCGGTACTTTTTAAAGACGGCCGTTATGTTGTCAATGGGCCTTTTCCGTGCTTCGACCAATACAAGACTATCGCCGACGTGCTCGACGCTTCGAACGTGTCCTGGAAGTACTACGTCCAAAGCATTAGCGGTAAGGACAAAGACCTTTCGGGAACCCTCTGGAACGGATTCGACGCGATCAAGGCCGTCCGGTACGGGCCAGATTGGAAGAAAAATATTGTCCATCCGAACCGCCGAGTAATTGATGATGCCGCTGCAGGCAAACTCGCTGCGGTATCCTGGGTTATCCCAACGCTGTTCGATTCAGACCATCCCGCGTCGGCATGTCCGAATGGTCCCAACTGGGTATCGCGCGTCGTCAATTCAATCGGCGAGAGCCGCGACTGGAAGAACACCCTCATTCTGATTACTTGGGACGAGTGGGGTGGTTGGTACGACGGCGTTCCGCCCCCGCAACTCGACTACACGACGTTGGGTATGCGAGTACCCCTTATCATCATTTCGCCGTACGCAAAGAAACATTACGTTTCCAAAACGCAGTACGAGTTCGGCAGTATTCTGAAGTTCATCGAACAAAACTTCGGAACGGCCTCGCTCGGATCGACCGATGTCCGCGCAAACTCGATCGGCGACGCACTAGACTTCACGCAACAGCCGTCGGCCTTCAAACCGATACCCGTACCGCCAGCCCAAAATTGCGCCCACCGGAGCAATAGCGAGATAATCGAAGAAGAGGGTGGGGCTCCCGGATAACTCCGTATCGCTTTTTGCGGCCGGCACTTCTCTCAAATATGCCGGCCGCGGCAGAGGCGCAGCGCCGTCCGCGCCGCAAGCGTCTCCAAACAACGTAAGGCCGCGATTGCGACAGTTGCGCAACTGGCGTGCTCTTGCTGAATAAAGCGACCACGGTCTCTTGCAACAAGCTTCAGCTTACCGGTACGATTCGGTCTATGCTACTGCTTAATCGGCCAGTTTCTATGCTGGTCCTCATCGGGCTCGGCTCTATGTCGGGCTGCGCTATGCCTGCGAGCGGCGGAGCGCCACCAACAGAACCCATCCAGGCTGGAACCGCGGCTGCTGCAAACATATTGTCGAGTAAAGCGACGTTTCCGCCGGGAGATGGATTTCTTTTTGTCGGTAACAACGATGGAAATAACAAGCTTGGAAGTGTCAGTGTTTATGACAGCACCGATGGTAAAATGCCAGCGAAGATCATCGAGAACGATATTTCTGACCCGGATAGTTTTGCCGTAGCTCAAAACGGAGACTTATACGTATCGAACAATGGAAACGTTAACTTCCCGGGTAGCATCGTT of Candidatus Tumulicola sp. contains these proteins:
- a CDS encoding alkaline phosphatase family protein — encoded protein: MHIIRAIFAFAFVAALTACSSTITTPGTPHAIPSSNPTGSIRHVVILFQENRSFNTLFMGFPGAETNRAGACRRWKSSYGKVYCPENKPVTLRPILLESKCTGSSCTGQTDIAHQYSTFEIESDEDPATGVLRMDRFDAIRKGTTGLGPPAGLYPYGYVIPSETKAYWDMASQYTLADHMFSTEKSDSFPAHQELIAGTTALNDHESLVDSPSTTQWGCDAVPKSHTPVLFKDGRYVVNGPFPCFDQYKTIADVLDASNVSWKYYVQSISGKDKDLSGTLWNGFDAIKAVRYGPDWKKNIVHPNRRVIDDAAAGKLAAVSWVIPTLFDSDHPASACPNGPNWVSRVVNSIGESRDWKNTLILITWDEWGGWYDGVPPPQLDYTTLGMRVPLIIISPYAKKHYVSKTQYEFGSILKFIEQNFGTASLGSTDVRANSIGDALDFTQQPSAFKPIPVPPAQNCAHRSNSEIIEEEGGAPG
- a CDS encoding alkaline phosphatase family protein codes for the protein MRAKRVIAFLFSAVLLSGCASYGSQSPIDAAHGARHQASSSPIQHIVIIMQENRSFDNMFYGYPGANYATQGTGHDGTIYPLKPINLAWEHDQNHFHYQFLVDYDKGKNDGFDQQITGPNYKPKGCTELNWVNQPRCFALGNKQEAVQPYTYVIQSQIQPYWDMAKQYVLGDNTFASNNGPTFVSHQYLIAGQSGQASEVPSSNHGGWGCDTNGSPTPYEWYLQYGSFNPPWYGPKYGNEYQGPIPCFPLGTTGPSATYNTIANELDTAGVTWRWYVQPTSSTDSWWLNAFDAVKSIRYGPDWSNGDISMPDTNVITDITNNDLQQVTWVMPHKGASDHPGGASDNCGPNWVAAIVDALGKSQYWKNTAIIVMWDEWGGWYDHVLPKQYPDPVTGAYEGLGYRIPLLIVSPYAKAGYISHQPHEIASTLRFIEQTFGLPFLGQGTQYKFADERADAFDDAFDFTQKPIKFKTIKLVDEPPVKNQPACPKNGIGFTKQKWGPEIDY